The Lentzea guizhouensis genome contains a region encoding:
- a CDS encoding MerR family transcriptional regulator, whose product MAWSIAQVARMSKVTSRTLRHYDSIGLLPPAWVGDNGYRYYEKEQVHRLQQILLLRDLGLGLDVVAEMLNGTDQLTVLRDHHRWLREERQRLDRLANTVARTIAELEGGDEVKMEELFDGFDAKKQERHEAELVERYGEGVKEHLAESKAKLKTWTRADADQFMAQWREIARELGVLFTAGTAIDAPETQELIDRHYRWICLSWTPNQESYSGLGDLYADSDEFRGNFEVNGDNMAEFVRDAMKHYARTRL is encoded by the coding sequence ATGGCCTGGTCGATCGCCCAGGTGGCCCGGATGTCGAAGGTGACGTCCAGGACGCTGCGGCACTACGACTCGATCGGGCTGCTGCCGCCGGCCTGGGTCGGCGACAACGGCTACCGCTACTACGAGAAGGAGCAGGTGCACCGCCTGCAGCAGATCCTGCTGCTGCGCGACCTGGGCCTGGGCCTCGACGTGGTGGCGGAGATGTTGAACGGCACGGACCAGCTGACCGTCCTGCGCGACCACCACCGGTGGCTGCGCGAGGAGCGGCAACGGCTGGACCGGCTCGCCAACACCGTCGCGCGCACGATCGCCGAACTGGAAGGAGGGGACGAAGTGAAGATGGAAGAGCTGTTCGACGGCTTCGACGCGAAGAAGCAGGAACGGCACGAGGCCGAGCTCGTCGAGCGCTACGGCGAGGGGGTCAAGGAGCACCTCGCCGAGAGCAAGGCGAAGCTCAAGACCTGGACGCGGGCCGACGCGGACCAGTTCATGGCGCAGTGGCGCGAGATCGCGCGTGAGCTCGGTGTCCTGTTCACCGCGGGCACGGCGATCGACGCTCCCGAGACGCAGGAGCTGATCGACCGCCACTACCGCTGGATCTGCCTGAGCTGGACGCCGAACCAGGAGTCCTACTCGGGTCTGGGCGACCTCTACGCCGACTCGGACGAGTTCCGGGGGAACTTCGAGGTCAACGGCGACAACATGGCCGAGTTCGTCCGCGACGCCATGAAGCACTACGCCCGGACGCGGCTGTAA
- a CDS encoding alpha/beta fold hydrolase, with protein MITSSYGSGSPVTLVAHGLGATPGEARVPASGLAGTRVVVTLPSHGTAPDAPPGYWDYGRIAADLATVEADQAVGVSLGAAALVRLLRERPDHFRRVALLLPAVLDQPRPAFTLQQLAELTVGPPAYVEERRQALTRLEAAAVQLPGQTAVDDAAQLADVEVPVLVIAATNDPLHPEDVAKATAAAFPNGELWLVGSPSPMITHRTEIRHRLVEFFAG; from the coding sequence GTGATCACCAGCTCCTACGGTTCCGGTTCGCCCGTCACGCTGGTGGCGCACGGGCTCGGTGCCACGCCCGGTGAGGCGCGGGTTCCCGCTTCCGGGCTGGCGGGCACGCGCGTGGTGGTGACGCTGCCCTCACACGGCACGGCACCCGACGCGCCGCCCGGCTACTGGGACTACGGGCGCATCGCCGCGGACCTCGCGACGGTCGAGGCCGACCAGGCCGTCGGCGTGTCGCTCGGGGCCGCGGCACTGGTCCGGCTCCTGCGCGAACGCCCTGACCACTTCCGCAGGGTCGCGTTGCTGCTCCCGGCCGTGCTCGACCAGCCGCGCCCGGCGTTCACGCTCCAGCAACTCGCCGAGCTCACGGTGGGCCCGCCCGCCTATGTCGAGGAACGCCGGCAGGCGCTGACCAGGCTCGAAGCCGCCGCCGTCCAGCTGCCCGGCCAGACAGCGGTCGACGACGCCGCACAGCTCGCCGACGTCGAGGTCCCCGTCCTGGTCATCGCCGCCACGAACGACCCGCTGCACCCCGAGGACGTGGCGAAGGCGACGGCGGCCGCGTTCCCGAACGGCGAGCTGTGGCTGGTCGGCTCGCCTTCGCCGATGATCACCCACCGCACCGAGATCCGGCACAGGTTGGTCGAGTTCTTCGCCGGGTAA
- a CDS encoding methyltransferase domain-containing protein, with product MDDAGALRAELADQLLGEGALRDSQWHNAFRAVPRHEFLPRFYRQRHDGDWEPVTAASPGWLELVYTDRVWVTQFDGDDTVTGGTPTCSSSMPTIMAIMLEALDVHTGQSVLEVGTGTGYNAALLCHAVGADRVTTVDVDPHLSARAAERLRRNGFTPTCVTGDGAGGYAANAPYDRVLATCSVTTIPPAWLEQTVPGGLVVTTLHRPIGAGLVRIVSNGDGTGEGQVLVEDGRFMPLRAHARKPALAGEGPFVRSRTSLPMNTVVDPASPFEFFAGVALPDVVAGQDWLGHPDGSWVHHHGSHVDQGGPRRLWDLAERAVDEWHELGKPRRHHFGVSVEHEGQFLTLGDRKWRL from the coding sequence ATGGACGACGCCGGAGCCCTGCGCGCCGAGCTGGCGGACCAGCTGCTCGGCGAGGGTGCGCTGCGCGATTCCCAGTGGCACAACGCTTTCCGGGCCGTTCCGCGGCACGAGTTCCTGCCGCGCTTCTACCGCCAGCGCCACGACGGCGACTGGGAGCCGGTCACCGCCGCGAGCCCCGGCTGGCTGGAGCTCGTCTACACCGATCGGGTGTGGGTTACCCAGTTCGACGGCGACGACACGGTGACCGGTGGCACACCGACCTGCTCGTCCAGCATGCCGACGATCATGGCGATCATGCTGGAGGCACTCGACGTCCACACCGGACAGTCGGTGCTGGAGGTCGGCACCGGCACCGGGTACAACGCCGCCCTGCTCTGCCACGCCGTCGGCGCCGACCGCGTCACCACGGTCGACGTCGACCCACACCTCTCCGCACGGGCAGCAGAACGACTGCGGCGCAACGGTTTCACCCCCACCTGCGTCACCGGCGACGGCGCCGGGGGGTACGCGGCGAACGCACCGTACGACCGGGTGCTCGCAACCTGCTCCGTCACGACCATCCCACCCGCCTGGCTGGAGCAGACGGTTCCCGGCGGCCTCGTCGTCACCACCCTGCACCGCCCCATCGGCGCCGGGCTCGTCCGGATCGTGTCGAACGGCGACGGCACCGGCGAAGGCCAGGTGCTCGTCGAGGACGGCCGCTTCATGCCGTTGCGCGCGCACGCCCGCAAACCCGCGCTCGCCGGCGAGGGCCCGTTCGTGCGCAGCAGGACCTCCCTGCCGATGAACACCGTGGTCGACCCGGCCAGCCCGTTCGAGTTCTTCGCCGGCGTCGCGCTGCCCGACGTCGTCGCCGGCCAGGACTGGCTGGGCCACCCGGACGGTTCCTGGGTGCACCACCACGGCTCGCACGTCGACCAGGGCGGCCCGCGGCGGCTCTGGGACCTCGCGGAACGGGCCGTCGACGAGTGGCACGAGCTGGGCAAACCCCGGCGGCACCACTTCGGCGTCAGCGTCGAGCACGAAGGCCAGTTCCTCACCCTCGGCGACCGGAAGTGGCGACTGTGA
- a CDS encoding DUF2516 family protein, with the protein MNLDGIVYFFADLGFTILGLFAFFHALSQRVDAYAAIERMTKPAWLGITGGGAAAMLLFSPGSFGSIFWLAGLVAVLVYMVDVRPRLIEVQRGPRW; encoded by the coding sequence CTGAACCTCGACGGCATCGTGTACTTCTTCGCCGACCTGGGGTTCACCATCCTCGGGCTGTTCGCGTTCTTCCACGCGCTGAGTCAGCGGGTCGACGCCTACGCGGCGATCGAGCGCATGACCAAGCCCGCCTGGTTGGGCATCACCGGCGGTGGAGCTGCGGCGATGCTGCTGTTCTCGCCGGGCAGCTTCGGGTCGATCTTCTGGCTCGCCGGGCTCGTCGCGGTGCTCGTGTACATGGTGGACGTGCGGCCGAGACTCATCGAGGTGCAGCGCGGCCCGCGCTGGTGA
- the purU gene encoding formyltetrahydrofolate deformylase, with the protein MITFGCPDRTGIIARISTFLAENGGWIVEAAYHTDPETGWFFTRQEVRADSLPFGVADLRARFAGVAASLGAQSTWTVTDTGERKRVVILVSKEGHCLYDLLARVATGELDVEVAAVIGNHPELGDITRAHGIPFHHVPFPVNDPEGKQAAFAQLRQLVDKHDPHAVVLARFMQILPPELCAHWSGRTINIHHSFLPSFIGARPYHQAHRRGVKLVGATCHYVTADLDAGPIIEQDVLRVHHGDSVADMVRKGRDIEKVVLARGLRWHLEDRVLVHGNQTVIL; encoded by the coding sequence GTGATCACCTTCGGCTGCCCCGACCGCACCGGCATCATCGCGCGGATCTCCACGTTCCTCGCGGAGAACGGCGGCTGGATCGTCGAGGCCGCGTACCACACCGACCCGGAGACGGGCTGGTTCTTCACACGCCAGGAGGTCCGCGCGGACTCGCTGCCCTTCGGCGTGGCCGACCTGCGCGCCCGCTTCGCCGGCGTGGCGGCGTCCCTGGGCGCGCAGTCGACGTGGACGGTGACCGACACGGGCGAGCGCAAGCGCGTGGTCATCCTGGTGTCGAAGGAAGGCCACTGCCTCTACGACCTCCTGGCGCGCGTCGCGACCGGCGAGCTCGACGTGGAGGTCGCGGCCGTGATCGGCAACCACCCCGAGCTCGGCGACATCACGCGGGCGCACGGCATCCCGTTCCACCACGTGCCGTTCCCGGTCAACGACCCCGAAGGCAAGCAGGCCGCCTTCGCCCAGCTGCGCCAGCTGGTCGACAAGCACGACCCGCACGCCGTGGTGCTGGCCCGCTTCATGCAGATCCTGCCGCCGGAGCTGTGCGCGCACTGGTCCGGCCGCACGATCAACATCCACCACAGCTTCCTGCCGTCGTTCATCGGCGCCCGCCCGTACCACCAGGCGCACCGGCGCGGCGTGAAGCTGGTCGGCGCGACCTGCCACTACGTGACGGCGGACCTCGACGCGGGGCCGATCATCGAGCAGGACGTGCTGCGCGTGCACCACGGTGACAGCGTTGCCGACATGGTGCGCAAGGGGCGGGACATCGAGAAGGTGGTGCTGGCGCGCGGGCTGCGGTGGCACCTGGAGGACCGCGTGCTGGTCCACGGCAACCAGACGGTGATCCTCTAG
- a CDS encoding YbaK/EbsC family protein has product MGEVWTIAGSLEPFPVLSRLDLVPAPVEAALKALDGADRVAVAEIDPTLADTAEFCAHYGSPLEASANCVVVAGKRGGEIRYAACMVLATMRADVNGVIRKRLDARKASFAPMDEAVALTGMEYGGITPIGVPADWPVLVSPEVAAAPELVVGSGIRGSKILIPGDVLMKLPGAEVLPDLARVLEQ; this is encoded by the coding sequence ATGGGTGAGGTGTGGACCATCGCTGGTTCGTTGGAACCCTTCCCCGTGCTCTCCCGGCTCGACCTGGTGCCCGCACCCGTCGAAGCTGCGCTGAAGGCACTGGACGGCGCTGATCGCGTCGCCGTGGCGGAGATCGACCCCACGCTCGCCGACACCGCGGAGTTCTGCGCGCACTACGGGTCGCCGCTCGAAGCGAGTGCGAACTGCGTCGTCGTCGCGGGCAAGCGTGGCGGTGAGATCCGCTATGCGGCCTGCATGGTGCTGGCGACCATGCGTGCGGACGTGAACGGCGTCATCCGCAAGCGGCTCGACGCGCGCAAGGCGTCGTTCGCGCCGATGGACGAGGCCGTGGCGTTGACGGGCATGGAGTACGGCGGCATCACGCCCATCGGGGTGCCCGCCGACTGGCCGGTCCTGGTGTCGCCCGAGGTCGCCGCCGCCCCCGAGCTGGTGGTGGGCAGCGGCATCCGCGGGTCCAAGATCCTCATTCCCGGTGACGTGCTGATGAAGCTGCCGGGTGCCGAGGTGCTACCGGATCTCGCTCGCGTACTTGAGCAGTAG
- a CDS encoding NACHT domain-containing protein — MSKFRQQALLAGCVLTALLTAAGLFVTDHSINPHVWLVALAVAFLGFLALLDPWVRRRHNAELSTDEHLDAACRALAVGLRAQWNEEVRSRGLTDPDVLDLHWTAPEVDVSDEPDAPPGRSDAVVDAFGRQVNRRMVVLGEAGTGKTTVAMLLTCGLLDHYDGGMVPVLLPLSTWNPAVEDIRTWLTRRLYEDHPALSNTELYGSYAGDLLVEQARILPVLDGLDDVPAHQRADALARIAKAFPAARPLVLTCRTAEFAQAVHLAGPLPGADVVELAPLDLEEVASYLRASADSVGAARWEPVFIHLREEPDGRLADALSTPLTMWLASMVYADFEAEPTELLDRGRFPDARAISDHLCDELVSRAFGNRAFAHHAQASQVWPRDTARKWLEFLAHEMRDRGIRELAWWELRRSVGRTWLALLGALVLGAIGGFGVGWLMAYSITPKLAPLTGLVAGVLVGAAALTASQERKPKPRLGVWRSLLLVPGVLGLAAGLVFGALYGLSAGLVVGLGLAVAVALRFALSSAAELSQASSPQWTMARDRIAVWTGSLVLAVVFGSAAALVFGPGQTGMVGLGLASGLLLGFALAVLHLRWWWFTVARIWLALRGKLPWELMVFLEDARKLGVLCRAGACYQFRHGLVQDRLAEHGAAAGSVAGKVRLKRADKV; from the coding sequence ATGTCCAAGTTCCGCCAGCAGGCGCTGCTGGCCGGCTGCGTGCTGACCGCGCTGCTCACCGCTGCCGGTCTGTTCGTCACCGACCACAGCATCAACCCGCACGTGTGGCTGGTCGCGCTCGCGGTGGCGTTCCTCGGGTTCCTCGCGCTGCTCGACCCGTGGGTGCGGCGCAGGCACAACGCCGAGCTGAGCACCGACGAGCACCTGGACGCGGCCTGCCGCGCGCTCGCGGTCGGCCTGCGGGCGCAGTGGAACGAGGAGGTGCGCTCGCGCGGGCTCACCGACCCGGACGTGCTCGACCTGCACTGGACCGCCCCCGAGGTGGACGTGAGCGACGAACCGGACGCACCGCCGGGACGCAGCGACGCCGTGGTCGACGCGTTCGGACGGCAGGTCAACCGGCGGATGGTCGTCCTCGGCGAGGCCGGCACCGGCAAGACGACCGTCGCGATGCTGCTGACCTGCGGCCTGCTGGACCACTACGACGGCGGCATGGTCCCGGTGCTGCTGCCGCTGTCGACGTGGAACCCGGCGGTCGAGGACATCCGCACGTGGCTCACCCGCCGCCTCTACGAGGACCACCCGGCGCTGAGCAACACCGAGCTCTACGGCAGCTACGCCGGTGACCTGCTGGTCGAGCAGGCGCGGATCCTGCCCGTGCTCGACGGCCTCGACGACGTGCCCGCCCACCAGCGCGCGGACGCACTGGCGCGGATCGCGAAGGCGTTCCCGGCCGCCCGCCCGCTCGTGCTGACCTGCCGGACCGCCGAGTTCGCCCAGGCGGTGCACCTGGCGGGCCCGCTGCCCGGCGCCGACGTCGTCGAGCTGGCCCCGCTCGACCTCGAGGAGGTGGCGTCCTACCTGCGGGCGAGCGCGGACAGCGTGGGCGCGGCGCGGTGGGAGCCGGTGTTCATCCACCTGCGCGAGGAACCGGACGGCCGGCTCGCCGACGCGCTCTCCACGCCGCTCACGATGTGGCTGGCCAGCATGGTCTACGCCGACTTCGAGGCGGAACCGACCGAGCTGCTCGACCGCGGCCGCTTCCCGGACGCGCGGGCGATCTCCGACCACCTGTGCGACGAGCTGGTCTCGCGTGCGTTCGGCAACCGGGCCTTCGCCCACCACGCCCAGGCCAGCCAGGTCTGGCCCCGCGACACCGCGCGCAAGTGGCTCGAGTTCCTCGCCCACGAGATGCGCGACCGCGGCATCCGCGAGCTGGCCTGGTGGGAGCTGCGCCGCTCGGTGGGCCGCACCTGGCTCGCCCTGCTCGGCGCACTCGTGCTGGGCGCGATCGGCGGCTTCGGCGTCGGCTGGCTGATGGCGTACTCGATCACGCCGAAGCTCGCCCCGCTCACCGGCCTGGTCGCCGGCGTCCTGGTCGGCGCGGCCGCGCTGACCGCCTCGCAGGAACGCAAACCCAAGCCACGACTGGGGGTCTGGCGTTCCCTGCTGCTGGTGCCCGGCGTGCTCGGCCTCGCCGCCGGTCTCGTCTTCGGTGCCCTGTACGGACTTTCCGCCGGCCTGGTGGTCGGCCTCGGCCTGGCGGTGGCGGTCGCGCTGCGGTTCGCGTTGTCGAGCGCGGCCGAGCTCTCGCAGGCCTCCAGTCCTCAGTGGACGATGGCGCGCGACCGGATCGCGGTGTGGACCGGGTCGCTGGTGCTGGCCGTGGTGTTCGGCTCGGCGGCGGCACTGGTGTTCGGCCCCGGCCAGACCGGCATGGTCGGTCTCGGCCTCGCCTCCGGGCTGCTGCTCGGGTTCGCGCTCGCCGTGCTGCACCTGCGCTGGTGGTGGTTCACCGTCGCGCGGATCTGGCTGGCGCTGCGCGGGAAACTGCCTTGGGAGCTGATGGTGTTCCTCGAGGACGCGCGGAAGCTGGGCGTGCTGTGCCGGGCCGGTGCGTGCTACCAGTTCCGGCACGGCCTGGTGCAGGACCGACTGGCTGAGCACGGCGCGGCGGCCGGGTCGGTGGCGGGCAAGGTGCGGCTGAAGCGGGCGGACAAGGTCTGA
- a CDS encoding methylase, protein MARKPRLAAGPGLGLPPRTTNRTPAPVDRWMTARPEFLRAAADPLVVDLGYGSTPVTTVEMAARLRVVRPDVRVLGLEIDQDRVDAGKAVADPPSLDFRRGGFELAGARPVLLRAFNVLRQYTEEQSFEAWDTMLSRMAPGGIVVEGTCDEIGRRCTWVTLTADGPQTFTLALKPSGIEVPSDVAERLPKALIHKNVPGERVHALLAELDACWATAAPFAPFGPRARWVEAARLLAERGWPVVDDRKRWRLGEISLEWAAVAP, encoded by the coding sequence ATGGCTCGCAAACCGCGGCTAGCCGCCGGGCCCGGGCTCGGCCTGCCACCGCGGACGACCAACCGAACGCCTGCGCCGGTCGACCGGTGGATGACCGCACGTCCGGAGTTCCTGCGCGCCGCCGCCGACCCGCTGGTGGTCGACCTCGGCTACGGCTCCACCCCCGTCACGACCGTCGAGATGGCCGCACGGCTGCGAGTGGTGCGGCCGGACGTGCGCGTGCTCGGGCTGGAGATCGACCAGGACCGGGTGGACGCGGGCAAGGCCGTCGCCGACCCGCCGTCGCTCGACTTCCGGCGCGGCGGCTTCGAGCTCGCGGGCGCGCGGCCGGTGTTGCTGCGGGCGTTCAACGTGCTGCGCCAGTACACCGAGGAGCAGTCGTTCGAAGCGTGGGACACGATGCTGTCCCGGATGGCGCCCGGCGGGATCGTGGTCGAGGGCACGTGTGACGAGATCGGCCGCCGCTGCACGTGGGTGACGCTGACCGCTGACGGGCCGCAGACGTTCACACTGGCGCTCAAGCCGTCCGGCATCGAGGTGCCGTCGGACGTGGCCGAGCGGCTGCCCAAGGCGTTGATCCACAAGAACGTGCCGGGTGAACGCGTGCACGCGCTGCTGGCCGAGCTGGACGCCTGCTGGGCCACCGCGGCGCCGTTCGCCCCCTTCGGGCCACGGGCGCGCTGGGTCGAGGCGGCCCGGCTGCTGGCCGAGCGCGGGTGGCCGGTGGTGGACGACCGGAAGCGGTGGCGGCTCGGTGAAATCTCGCTCGAATGGGCCGCCGTGGCGCCCTAG
- a CDS encoding maleylpyruvate isomerase family mycothiol-dependent enzyme, whose amino-acid sequence MDYVAEIEKQAAGLRAAAVAAGPEAPVPTCPKWTVHDLVWHQSSVHAWAAEALVTPPSSRPVRPDEMPESGGPAKWDELLGWWDEKLALLLDRLRTTDPDTPVWTFNDDKVASFWARRQAHETSIHHLDALHARGDVPSLLWSPEFAADGVDEYFASCMPRAVRRAAVDVEGTILFHAADAGRTWEVRLTPGEPVVVGPPQDAAIDEDATVAGTADAIYRAVWGRPSHAIVSGDRALLDGLRRP is encoded by the coding sequence GTGGACTACGTCGCGGAGATCGAGAAGCAGGCCGCCGGGTTGCGTGCCGCCGCCGTTGCGGCCGGACCCGAGGCACCGGTGCCGACCTGTCCGAAGTGGACGGTGCACGACCTGGTCTGGCACCAGTCGAGCGTCCACGCGTGGGCCGCGGAGGCGCTGGTGACCCCGCCGTCGTCGCGACCGGTGCGCCCCGACGAGATGCCGGAGTCCGGTGGTCCCGCCAAGTGGGACGAGCTGCTGGGGTGGTGGGACGAGAAGCTCGCGCTGTTGCTCGACCGCCTGCGCACGACCGACCCGGACACTCCGGTGTGGACGTTCAACGACGACAAGGTGGCGTCGTTCTGGGCCCGGCGCCAGGCGCACGAGACCTCGATCCACCACCTCGACGCGCTGCACGCCCGCGGTGACGTGCCGTCGCTGCTGTGGTCGCCCGAGTTCGCGGCGGACGGCGTCGACGAGTACTTCGCCAGCTGCATGCCGCGTGCGGTCCGGCGGGCGGCGGTCGACGTCGAGGGCACGATCCTCTTCCACGCGGCCGACGCGGGCCGCACCTGGGAGGTCCGGCTGACGCCCGGCGAGCCCGTGGTCGTAGGCCCGCCCCAGGACGCCGCCATCGACGAGGACGCCACCGTGGCCGGCACGGCCGATGCGATCTACCGCGCCGTGTGGGGCCGCCCGAGTCACGCGATCGTGTCCGGCGACCGGGCGCTGTTGGACGGTTTGCGCAGGCCGTGA
- a CDS encoding type 1 glutamine amidotransferase domain-containing protein — translation MADKKIAFLVDTEGIEQVELTDPWTHVEKAGGTPRLLAPKLGEVRGFNHLTPADSFPVDTTLADAKADDYAGAVIPGGVANSDFLRMDSDAVRLVKELVAQGKPIAAICHGPWLLVEADVVRGKMLTSFPSLQTDIRNAGGDWADQEVRVCDMNGWTLVTSRNPDDLPAFNREALKAFGLG, via the coding sequence ATGGCAGACAAGAAGATCGCATTCCTGGTCGACACGGAGGGCATCGAACAGGTCGAGCTCACCGACCCGTGGACGCACGTCGAGAAGGCCGGTGGCACGCCCCGGCTGCTCGCGCCGAAGCTCGGAGAGGTGCGCGGGTTCAACCACCTCACGCCGGCGGACTCGTTCCCGGTCGACACCACGCTCGCCGACGCCAAGGCCGACGACTACGCCGGTGCGGTGATCCCCGGCGGAGTTGCCAACTCGGACTTCCTGCGGATGGACAGCGACGCCGTGCGGTTGGTCAAGGAGCTGGTCGCGCAGGGCAAGCCGATCGCGGCGATCTGCCACGGGCCGTGGCTGCTGGTCGAGGCGGACGTGGTGCGCGGCAAGATGCTGACCTCGTTCCCGAGCCTGCAGACCGACATCCGCAACGCGGGCGGTGACTGGGCGGACCAGGAGGTTCGCGTGTGCGACATGAACGGGTGGACGCTCGTGACGTCGCGCAACCCGGACGACCTGCCCGCGTTCAACCGCGAGGCGCTCAAGGCCTTCGGGCTGGGGTGA
- a CDS encoding DUF2505 domain-containing protein, whose protein sequence is MPAEHLPSVAKAALGGDLVIQRMENWAAGAGTVEVTIGSVPGRLDGAFTITDNGSGSKLTLTGEVKVSIPLMGGKLEKMIAEQVAVLIDKESEFTSRWLANRG, encoded by the coding sequence GTGCCCGCGGAGCACCTGCCGTCGGTGGCGAAGGCCGCACTGGGCGGCGACCTGGTCATCCAGCGGATGGAGAACTGGGCGGCCGGCGCCGGCACGGTCGAGGTGACCATCGGCAGCGTGCCCGGAAGGCTCGACGGCGCGTTCACCATCACGGACAACGGGTCCGGCTCCAAGCTCACCCTGACGGGGGAGGTCAAGGTCAGCATCCCGCTGATGGGCGGCAAGCTGGAGAAGATGATCGCCGAGCAGGTCGCCGTGCTGATCGACAAGGAGAGCGAGTTCACCTCGCGATGGCTCGCAAACCGCGGCTAG
- a CDS encoding UDP-N-acetylmuramate dehydrogenase produces MSRRLPLTSVTTTQSVPLAERTTLRLGGPAARFVHATTAAELVDAVRTADAAADEKVLVLGGGSNLVISDSGFDGTVVQVGTKGFRLDPLGGGIVQFTVEAGEEWDAVVAEAVAQGLGGLECLSGIPGSNGATPVQNVGAYGVEISQVLQSVDLLDRRSGKVHQVPAAKLGLAYRTSTLKNTDRAVVLRTRFSLTAGGMSAPVRYAELARVLGVAQGDRVPADEARKAVLELRRGKGMVLDPADHDTWSAGSFFTNPIIDDSTFNGVLIRIAERLGTDVDVPTYPAGQGFRKLSAAWLIERAGFRKGHQGPGGRVALSSKHTLALTNRGDASTEDLLDLAREVRDGVRSAFGVELHPEPVFVGVSL; encoded by the coding sequence ATGTCGCGGAGGCTACCGTTGACGTCTGTGACCACCACGCAGTCCGTGCCTCTGGCCGAGCGCACCACGCTCCGACTCGGTGGACCGGCCGCGCGGTTCGTCCACGCCACGACCGCAGCCGAGCTGGTCGACGCCGTGCGGACAGCCGACGCCGCCGCCGACGAGAAGGTCCTCGTGCTCGGTGGCGGGTCCAACCTCGTGATCTCCGACAGCGGCTTCGACGGCACCGTCGTGCAGGTCGGCACCAAGGGCTTCCGGCTCGACCCGCTGGGCGGCGGCATCGTCCAGTTCACCGTCGAGGCCGGCGAGGAGTGGGACGCGGTCGTCGCCGAGGCGGTCGCGCAGGGCCTCGGCGGCCTGGAGTGCCTGTCCGGCATCCCCGGCTCCAACGGCGCCACGCCCGTGCAGAACGTCGGCGCGTACGGCGTCGAGATCTCCCAGGTGTTGCAGTCGGTGGACCTGCTGGACCGGCGCAGCGGCAAGGTGCACCAGGTGCCCGCCGCCAAGCTCGGCCTCGCGTACCGCACCAGCACGCTGAAGAACACCGACCGCGCCGTCGTGCTGCGGACCCGGTTCTCGCTGACCGCCGGCGGCATGTCCGCACCGGTCCGCTACGCCGAGCTGGCGCGTGTCCTCGGTGTGGCGCAAGGTGATCGCGTGCCCGCCGACGAGGCCCGCAAGGCCGTGCTGGAGCTGCGCCGCGGCAAGGGCATGGTGCTCGACCCCGCCGACCACGACACGTGGAGCGCCGGCTCGTTCTTCACCAACCCGATCATCGACGACTCGACGTTCAACGGCGTGCTGATCCGCATCGCCGAACGCCTCGGCACCGACGTCGACGTGCCGACCTACCCGGCGGGCCAGGGCTTCAGGAAGCTCTCCGCCGCGTGGCTGATCGAACGCGCCGGGTTCCGCAAGGGCCACCAGGGTCCCGGCGGCCGGGTGGCGTTGTCGAGCAAGCACACGCTGGCGCTGACCAACCGCGGCGACGCCTCGACCGAGGACCTGCTCGACCTGGCGCGCGAGGTGCGTGACGGGGTCCGTTCGGCGTTCGGCGTCGAGCTGCACCCGGAGCCGGTGTTCGTCGGCGTTTCCCTGTAA
- a CDS encoding helix-turn-helix domain-containing protein, translating into MDKSIDKTVADIGRNIGDFIREQRSTAKISLRELAKQAGVSNPYLSQIERGLRKPSAEILQQIAKGLRISAEVLYVEAGILQQREGGALADAIVAATDLTERQKQVLLDVYESFRRENAAKNKEE; encoded by the coding sequence ATGGACAAGTCCATCGACAAGACTGTCGCGGACATCGGCCGCAACATCGGGGACTTCATCCGCGAGCAGCGCAGCACCGCCAAGATCTCGTTGCGGGAGCTGGCGAAGCAAGCGGGCGTCTCCAACCCGTACCTCAGCCAGATCGAGCGAGGACTGCGCAAGCCGTCCGCGGAGATCCTGCAGCAGATCGCCAAGGGACTGCGCATCTCGGCCGAGGTGCTCTACGTCGAGGCCGGGATCCTCCAGCAGCGCGAAGGCGGTGCGCTGGCGGACGCCATCGTCGCCGCGACCGATCTGACCGAGCGGCAGAAGCAGGTGCTGCTCGACGTCTACGAATCTTTCCGGCGGGAGAACGCCGCCAAGAACAAGGAGGAGTGA